The following proteins come from a genomic window of Gadus morhua chromosome 11, gadMor3.0, whole genome shotgun sequence:
- the LOC115554679 gene encoding uncharacterized protein LOC115554679 isoform X1 — protein sequence MGRMCVEGRRNEGRLGEGSGRDLMRVGGLVVVLSLIVSSSGASPNSPGISLPPVNVSVATGKRAEFSCGMANSLNKMLKFTMYAPKKNLSITCVGDQTEATEVNFDRYFGECKGEPNNLLAVLSIVDAKLSDNGIYVRCQSLEESSAAFLNVEEPSNSFGIIIGCTIGAFITTLLVFGALFHVIRGSEKLQQCFRGPVEVEEDITMATVE from the exons ATGGGGCGAATGTGTGTGGAAGGGAGGAGGAATGAAGGGCGGCTGGGAGAAGGGAGCGGCAGAGACCTGATGAgagtgggggggctggtggtggtgctctcCCTCATAGTGTCCTCTTCAG GTGCCTCGCCTAATTCCCCAGGCATTAGCCTGCCACCAGTGAATGTGTCCGTGGCAACTGGCAAACGTGCAGAGTTCAGCTGTGGCATGGCCAATTCCCTCAATAAGATGCTCAAGTTCACTATGTATGCTCCCAAGAAAAACCTCAGCATCACCTGTGTTGGAGATCAGACTGAAGCGACCGag GTCAACTTCGACCGCTACTTTGGTGAATGTAAGGGAGAGCCAAACAACCTGCTGGCCGTGTTGTCCATCGTTGACGCCAAATTATCGGACAACGGCATTTATGTCAGATGCCAGTCCCTTGAAGAAAGCTCTGCTGCATTCTTAAACGTCGAAG AACCATCCAACAGCTTCGGTATCATCATTGGCTGCACTATTGGAGCATTCATCACCACTCTACTGGTCTTTGGCGCGCTTTTCCACGTTATTCGGGGATCCGAGAAACTACAGCAATGCTTCA GAGGTCcagttgaggtggaggaggacatcACCATGGCCACCGTGGAGTGA
- the LOC115554679 gene encoding uncharacterized protein LOC115554679 isoform X2 — protein MRASPNSPGISLPPVNVSVATGKRAEFSCGMANSLNKMLKFTMYAPKKNLSITCVGDQTEATEVNFDRYFGECKGEPNNLLAVLSIVDAKLSDNGIYVRCQSLEESSAAFLNVEEPSNSFGIIIGCTIGAFITTLLVFGALFHVIRGSEKLQQCFRGPVEVEEDITMATVE, from the exons ATGC GTGCCTCGCCTAATTCCCCAGGCATTAGCCTGCCACCAGTGAATGTGTCCGTGGCAACTGGCAAACGTGCAGAGTTCAGCTGTGGCATGGCCAATTCCCTCAATAAGATGCTCAAGTTCACTATGTATGCTCCCAAGAAAAACCTCAGCATCACCTGTGTTGGAGATCAGACTGAAGCGACCGag GTCAACTTCGACCGCTACTTTGGTGAATGTAAGGGAGAGCCAAACAACCTGCTGGCCGTGTTGTCCATCGTTGACGCCAAATTATCGGACAACGGCATTTATGTCAGATGCCAGTCCCTTGAAGAAAGCTCTGCTGCATTCTTAAACGTCGAAG AACCATCCAACAGCTTCGGTATCATCATTGGCTGCACTATTGGAGCATTCATCACCACTCTACTGGTCTTTGGCGCGCTTTTCCACGTTATTCGGGGATCCGAGAAACTACAGCAATGCTTCA GAGGTCcagttgaggtggaggaggacatcACCATGGCCACCGTGGAGTGA
- the LOC115554673 gene encoding cell adhesion molecule 4 produces MDKEVTTALWILTIFILKGVLAGHWSVNLPINPICAVIGSTVVLPCSYEYQEDSSSQPLRDGDAHSVRSEMWCLGSSRCITPSYVYHSDGVFLDPSYSNRVMFLGQTGTKNCSLQISGVRMSDGGAYAFYVIPDPPTQKMPAQTGVQLLVAGSPDAVTASVNPCGGALKGAPLQLACCGPPVGPVGRYRWLMDPAGDSTTQREHPGQVWTMDETRADASGNYVCQVQSAEGWRSSANITVDVQYPPCNTSVHVTSVDVLSSGTGVVLTCSSDANPPVESYTWFRGNGCLTAVDRRTGATPMGPTLKLHADPPTGESELYCCVAANTLGSQSYNVTLYGGVNAGEPQLARSKRVMIVATTTVTLLVVIGLVAFALRWKLKESPLSQSYGLAGTTVPVS; encoded by the exons ATGGATAAAGAAGTGACAACGGCACTCTGGATCCTGACAATCTTTATTTTGAAAG GCGTTCTTGCTGGCCACTGGTCTGTTAACCTGCCCATCAACCCTATCTGCGCTGTGATTGGTTCGACTGTGGTCCTGCCTTGTTCCTATGAATACCAAGAGGACTCCTCCAGCCAG CCCCTGAGGGACGGGGACGCCCACAGCGTGCGGTCTGAGATGTGGTGCCTCGGGAGCAGTCGCTGTATCACACCGAG CTATGTGTATCACAGCGACGGTGTCTTCCTGGACCCGTCCTATAGCAACAGAGTCATGTTTCTGGGGCAGACTGGGACCAAAAACTGCTCGCTGCAAATCTCGGGGGTCAGGATGTCCGACGGTGGAGCCTACGCGTTCTACGTCATCCccgacccccccacccagaaGATGCCGGCGCAGACTGGTGTACAACTCTTGGTGGCAG GCTCTCCTGATGCCGTCACAGCCTCTGTGAATCCCTGCGGGGGGGCCCTGAAGGGAGCGCCCCTGCAGCTGGCCTGTTGTGGCCCTCCGGTCGGCCCTGTGGGACGGTACCGCTGGCTCATGGATCCTGCTGGGGACAGCACCACCCAACGGGAGCACCCGGGCCAGGTCTGGACCATGGATGAGACACGGGCCGACGCCAGCGGGAACTACGTGTGTCAGGTTCAATCGGCCGAGGGCTGGAGGAGCTCTGCCAACATAACGGTGGATGTGCAGT ATCCACCCTGTAACACATCTGTGCACGTCACATCTGTGGACGTCCTCTCGTCTGGAACGGGCGTGGTCCTGACCTGCAGCAGCGACGCCAACCCCCCTGTTGAAAGCTACACCTGGTTCCGCGGTAACGGCTGTCTGACCGCAGTAGACAGGAGGACGGGGGCTACACCCATGGGGCCGACCCTGAAGCTTCACGCAGACCCCCCCACGGGAGAGTCTGAGCTGTACTGCTGTGTGGCCGCCAACACACTGGGCTCCCAATCCTACAATGTGACGCTCTACGGAGGTGTCAATGCAG GCGAACCCCAGTTGGCCAGAAGTAAAAGAGTGATGATTGTTGCAACTACTACCGTAACTTTACTAGTAGTCATTGGCCTTGTTGCATTTGCACTTAGATG GAAACTGAAGGAGTCTCCATTGTCCCAGTCCTATGGCCTTGCAGGAACCACCGTTCCAGTATCTTAA
- the fxyd3 gene encoding phospholemman → MSKKSTISALVLMTLVSLVFAEEVNSEHDPFTFDYHRLRVGGLILAAVLCLIGITILFSGHCRCKFNQDKRRRTGSNAQQMLNDQGRASEC, encoded by the exons ATGTCTAAGAAGTCTACGATTTCCGCATTGGTTTTGATGACAC TTGTGTCCCTTGTTTTTGCTGAAGAAGTCAATT CTGAACATGATCCCTTCACATTCG ACTACCATAGACTCCGTGTTGGAGGACTGATCCTGGCTGCTGTCCTTTGTCTCATTGGCATCACCATTCTATTCA GTGGCCACTGCAGGTGCAAGTTCAACCAGGACAAGAG GAGAAGGACAGGAAGCAATGCTCAGCAGATGCTCAATGACCAAG